The following are from one region of the Oncorhynchus nerka isolate Pitt River linkage group LG8, Oner_Uvic_2.0, whole genome shotgun sequence genome:
- the aco1 gene encoding cytoplasmic aconitate hydratase: protein MCERGRKSTAMSNPFAHIVEALDPNIPDHKFYNLSKLGDPRYDRLPFSIRVLLESAVRNCDGFLVKGSDVESILNWKQTQTQSVEVPFKPARVILQDFTGVPAVVDFAAMRDAVKKLGGDPEKINPVCPADLVIDHSIQVDFNRKSDSLQKNQDLEFDRNRERFEFLKWGSKAFQNMRIIPPGSGIVHQVNLEYLARVVFDQNGYYYPDSLVGTDSHTTMIDGLGVLGWGVGGIEAEAVMLGQPISMVLPEVIGYRLQGTPNKFITSTDIVLTVTKHLRQVGVVGKFVEFFGPGVAQLSIADRATIANMCPEYGATAAFFPVDHISLQYLEQTGRDAEKLDYITRYLKAVAMFRDYSNSSQDPDFTQVHELDLSTVVPCCSGPKRPQDRVAVSDMKTDFEACLAAKQGFKGFQVTPELHHVKVPFQYNDKEYSLSHGSVVIAAITSCTNTSNPSVMLGAGLLAKKAIEAGLSMKPYIKTSLSPGSGVVTYYLKESGVMDYLFQLGFEVVGYGCMTCIGNSGPLPEPVVEAITQGDLVAAGILSGNRNFEGRVHPNTRANYLASPPLVIAYAIAGTVRIDFDTEPIALNNKGKEVFLRDIWPTREEIQAVERQFVIPAMFKEVYEKIEKVNERWNALNAPSDKLYTWDPKSTYIKSPPFFDGLTKELQTPKSITNAYVLLNFGDSVTTDHISPAGNIARTSPAARYLTSRGLNPRDFNSYGSRRGNDAVMARGTFANIRLFNKFLNKQAPRTLHLPSDETLDVFDAAERYQQAGLPLMILAGKEYGSGSSRDWAAKGPFLLGIKAVLAESYERIHRSNLVGMGVIPLEYLAGDTADSLGLTGRERYTVVIPEPLTPRMIVDIKLDTGKTFQVRMRFDTDVELTYFHNGGILNYMIRKMSEN from the exons atgtgtgagagagggagaaagtctACAGCCATGAGTAATCCTTTTGCACACATAGTTGAGGCTCTGGACCCAAACATCCCCGACCACAAGTTCTACAACCTCTCAAAGCTTGGAGACCCCAGATATG ACCGCCTGCCATTCTCCATCCGTGTGCTGCTTGAGTCGGCTGTGAGGAACTGTGATGGGTTCCTGGTGAAGGGGTCAGACGTGGAGAGCATCCTGAACTGGAAGCAGACCCAGACTCAAAGCGTAGAGGTGCCATTCAAACCTGCCAGGGTCATCCTGCAGGATTTCAC TGGAGTGCCTGCAGTAGTGGACTTTGCTGCAATGCGCGACGCTGTGAAGAAGCTGGGTGGAGATCCAGAGAAGATCAACCCAGTATGTCCAGCGGACCTTGTCATTGATCATTCCATCCAGGTGGACTTCAACAGGAA GTCTGACAGCCTCCAGAAAAACCAGGACTTGGAGTTtgacagaaacagagagcgaTTTGAGTTCTTAAAG TGGGGCTCCAAAGCATTCCAGAACATGCGTATCATTCCCCCCGGTTCGGGGATAGTGCACCAGGTCAACCTGGAGTACCTGGCCAGGGTGGTGTTTGACCAGAACGGCTACTACTACCCTGACAGTCTGGTGGGCACCGACTCCCACACCACCATGATTGACGGCCTGGGCGTGCTGGGCTGGG GTGTGGGCGGGATCGAGGCGGAGGCCGTCATGCTGGGCCAGCCAATCAGCATGGTGCTCCCCGAAGTCATCGGCTACAGGTTACAGGGCACCCCCAACAAGTTCATCACCTCAACCGACATCGTCCTCACCGTCACTAAG CACCTGCGCCAGGTCGGCGTCGTGGGGAAGTTTGTGGAGTTCTTCGGGCCAGGTGTGGCACAGCTATCCATAGCTGATCGAGCCACCATCGCCAACATGTGCCCAGAGTACGGCGCTACTGCAGCTTTTTTCCCTGTAGACCACATCAGTCTTCAGTACCTGGAGCAGACAG GGAGAGATGCTGAGAAGCTGGATTACATCACCAGGTATCTGAAAGCAGTAGCCATGTTCAGAGACTACAGCAACTCCTCCCAGGACCCTGACTTTACCCAG GTGCATGAGCTGGACCTGAGCACCGTGGTTCCGTGCTGCAGTGGTCCCAAGAGGCCTCAGGACAGGGTGGCTGTGTCGGACATGAAGACTGACTTTGAGGCATGCCTGGCAGCTAAG CAAGGCTTCAAGGGTTTCCAGGTGACTCCGGAGCTTCACCACGTGAAGGTTCCATTCCAATACAATGACAAGGAGTACAGCCTCTCCCACGGCTCAGTGGTCATTGCTGCCATCACCAGCTGTACCAACACCAGCAACCCCTCTGTTATGCTGGGGGCTG GTCTCCTGGCGAAGAAGGCCATCGaggctggtctgagcatgaagccCTACATCAAGACCAGCCTGTCGCCCGGCAGCGGAGTGGTCACCTACTACCTAAAGGAGAGTGGCGTCATGGACTACCTCTTCCAGCTCGG GTTTGAAGTGGTGGGTTATGGCTGCATGACATGTATAGGTAACAGTGGGCCCCTCCCAGAGCCTGTGGTGGAGGCCATTACTCAG GGAGATCTAGTAGCTGCTGGGATCCTATCAGGTAACAGGAACTTTGAGGGGCGTGTCCACCCCAACACACGAGCCAATTACCTGGCCTCTCCCCCGCTGGTCATTGCCTACGCTATCGCCGGAACCGTGAGGATTGACTTTGATACAGAGCCCATTG CTCTGAACAACAAAGGGAAGGAGGTTTTCCTCAGGGACATCTGGCCCACACGGGAGGAGATCCAGGCTGTGGAGAGACAGTTTGTCATTCCTGCTATGTTCAAAGAGGTTTATGAGAAGATTGAG AAAGTGAATGAACGCTGGAACGCCCTCAACGCCCCCTCAGACAAGCTGTACACCTGGGACCCCAAGTCCACCTACATCAAGTCCCCACCCTTCTTCGATGGACTG ACCAAGGAACTACAGACCCCCAAGTCCATAACTAACGCCTACGTGCTGCTGAACTTCGGTGACTCTGTGACCACAGACCACATCTCTCCTGCTGGGAACATCGCCCGAACCAGTCCTGCAGCACGGTACCTGACCAGCAGAGG TTTAAACCCACGTGACTTCAACTCGTACGGATCGCGGCGTGGCAACGATGCTGTGATGGCCCGGGGCACGTTCGCCAACATCCGTCTCTTCAACAAGTTCCTGAACAAGCAGGCTCCGCGCACCCTGCACTTACCTTCTGATGAAACG CTGGATGTGTTTGATGCTGCTGAGCGCTACCAGCAGGCTGGCCTCCCCCTTATGATCCTGGCTGGGAAGGAGTACGGATCGGGCAGCTCGAGAGACTGGGCCGCTAAAGGTCCcttcctcctg GGAATCAAGGCGGTGCTGGCAGAGAGCTATGAGAGAATCCACcgcagtaacctggtgggaatgGGGGTGATTCCTCTGGAGTACCTGGCTGGGGACACAGCAGACAGCCTGGGGCTGACAGGACGCGAGCGCTACACCGTGGTCATCCCTGAGCCACTCACACCCAGGATGATTGTTGACATTAAG CTCGACACGGGCAAAACATTCCAGGTGAGGATGAGGTTTGACACGGACGTGGAGCTGACGTACTTCCACAACGGAGGCATCCTGAACTACATGATCCGCAAGATGTCTGAGAACTAG